In Primulina eburnea isolate SZY01 chromosome 5, ASM2296580v1, whole genome shotgun sequence, a single window of DNA contains:
- the LOC140832010 gene encoding transcription initiation factor TFIID subunit 10 has protein sequence MNGQSSQQQPNDGRHDDDAALTDFLASLMDYTPTIPDELVEHYLAKSGFQCPDVRLMRLVAVATQKFIADVATDALQHCKARQSSIVKDKRDKQQKDKRLILTMEDLSKALREYGVNVKHQEYFADSPAAGLDSAPRDE, from the exons ATGAACGGCCAAAGTAGCCAGCAGCAACCGAATGACGGCCGCCATGACGATGATGCTGCGCTCACCGACTTCCTCGCCTCTTTGATGGACTACACCCCCACG ATACCTGATGAATTGGTGGAGCATTACCTGGCAAAAAGCGGCTTCCAGTGTCCCGATGTCCGATT GATGAGGCTGGTAGCAGTTGCCACTCAGAAATTCATCGCAGACGTTGCTACTGATGCTCTTCA GCATTGCAAAGCGAGACAGTCATCTATAGTTAAAGACAAAAGAGATAAGCAGCAAAAG GATAAGCGTCTCATCTTGACCATGGAGGATCTTTCCAAGGCATTGCGGGAG TATGGTGTTAACGTCAAACATCAAGAATACTTTGCTGACAGCCCAGCTGCTGGGTTAGATTCTGCTCCAAGAGACGAGTGA